In Micromonospora ferruginea, the sequence CGACAAGACCGCGCTGGTCTACGGCCAGATGGACGAGCCGCCGGGCACCCGCCTGCGGGTCGCGCTGTCGGCCCTGACCATGGCGGAGTACTTCCGCGACGTGAAGAAGCAGGAGGTGCTGCTCTTCATCGACAACATCTTCCGCTTCACCCAGGCCGGTTCCGAGGTCTCCACGCTGCTCGGCCGGATGCCGAGCGCCGTGGGTTACCAGCCCACCCTGGCCGACGAGATGGGCGAGCTCCAGGAGCGGATCACCTCCGTCCGGGGCCAGGCCATCACCTCGATGCAGGCGATCTACGTGCCCGCCGACGACTACACCGACCCGGCGCCGGCCACCACGTTCGCCCACCTCGACGCGACCACCAACCTGGAGCGGTCGATCTCCGACAAGGGCATCTACCCGGCCGTGGACCCGCTGGCGTCCTCGTCCCGGATCCTCGCCCCGGAGTTCGTCGGCGAGGACCACTTCGCCGTCGCCACCGAGGTGAAGCGGATCCTGCAGCGCTACAAGGACCTGCAGGACATCATCGCCATCCTCGGCATCGAGGAGCTCTCTGAGGAGGACAAGCTCACCGTCGGCCGCGCCCGCCGGATCGAGCGGTTCCTCTCGCAGAACACCTACGCCGCCGAGCAGTTCACTGGCGTCCCGGGCTCGACGGTTCCGATCGCGGAGACCATCGACGCCTTCCGCCGGATCAGCGAGGGGGAGTTCGACCACTTCCCGGAGCAGGCGTTCTTCATGTGCGGTGGCCTGGAGGACCTCAAGGCCAAGGCCGAGGAGCTGATGGCCGAGGAGGGCTGAGAGCCCGCTCACACCACGAAGGCCGTCCCGACGAGATGTCGGGGCGGCCTTCGCCCGTTCCGGGCCGCTCAGGTGCCGGATGCCCGTTTCGCCGGCAGGCGGTTCACCGAACGGCGCGGTACCGTTCGTGACACGAATTCGCGTCACCAGCGTTGATCTCTGCAACGAAACGGACCCCCGCGCCCGTCTCCTCTCATGGGTGCGACGATTGGAGATGCTCGTGGGTAAGGGCGACGGCGCGGGCCGCGGCAAGCGGTCCATGTGGCGTGGCGTGCCCCGGTGGGCCCGGGTCTGCACCATCCTCGGCATCGCCATGGTGGTGCTCAGCGGCTCGGTGCTGGTGGGCTACCACACGCTCGTCGCACGCTACGAGGGCGCGGTCGGCAAGGGCGACCTCTTCGGCGACCAGGCCGCCGGCGCCACGGAGAAGAAGAGCGACATCAAGGGCCCGCTCAACATCCTGCTGGTCGGCATCGACCCCCGCAACCCGAGGACCCGGCCGCTCTCCGACTCGATCATGATCCTGCACGTGCCGGCCGGCATGGACCGGGGCTACCTCTTCTCCCTCCCGCGGGACCTGCGGGTGGACGTCCCGGCCTTCCCGAAGGCCGACTACGCCGGCGGCACCGACCGCATCAACGCCGCCATGTCACACGGCAGCAACGTGCCGGGCAAGGACCCGAGCGCCGCGCAGGGCTTCGAGCTGCTCGCCAAGACGGTCCAGGGGGTCACCGGCATCAAGCGCTTCGACGCCGGCGCGATCATCAACTTCAGCGGGTTCAAGAAGATCGTCGACGCCATGGGCGGCGTCGACATGTACATCGAGCGCGACGTGAAGTCCGAGCACCTCAAGCCGGACGGCTCGCCGCGCCAGCTCAAGCCCGGCGGCGGAGGCTACCTCGGCCCGCAGGCGCGCTATCAGAAGGGCGACGCCCACCTCAACGGCTGGCAGGCGCTGGACTACGTCCGGCAGCGCTACCCGAAGAACGGCGTGCCGGACGCGGACTACGGCCGGCAGCGGCACCAGCAGCAGTTCGTCAAGGCGATGGTGAGCCAGGCGTTCAGCGCCGACGTGGTGGCCAACCCGGTCAAGCTGGACCGGGTGCTGCGCGCGGCCGGGCAGTCGCTGATCTTCAACGGCCGGGGCAACAGCGTCGTCGACTTCGGGCTCGCGCTGAAGGACATCCGCCCGGACGCGATCGAGACGATCAAGCTGCCGGGCGGCCCGATCGGCAGCGGCAGTGCCTACCGGGGCGAGGAACTGCTCGCACCGTCCGACGACTTCTTCGCCGCGCTGCGCACCGACCAGTTGGACGCGTTCCTGCTGGAGCACCCCGACTTCAAGCAGAAGACCAAGTAGCCTGAGCGGGTGCGGAGCGTCGTGTCCCGGCTCTCACCACCCGCCTTGGGTCGGCGACGGGCGCGCGACTAGACTTTCGACAATCCGCCGCCGCAGCAAGGAGACAGCGTGGCACAGCAGCTTCACGTCGAGCTCGTAGCCGTCGAGGAGAAGGTCTGGACCGGTGAGGCCGAGATGGTCGTCGCCCGGACGACCGAGGGTGAGCTCGGCGTGCTGCCGGGGCACGCGCCGTTGCTCGGCCAGCTCGCGGAGCCCAGCCAGGTCCGCATCAAGCAGGCCGGCGGCCAGCAGGTCGCGTACGACGTCGCCGGCGGCTTCCTGTCGGTGACCGGCGAGGGCGTTACCGTCCTGGCCGAGAGCGCCACCCCGGCCACCCCGGCCCGCTGAGCCGACCCGCCGATGGAGATCGTGGAAGGGATCGGAATCGGCGTCGCGGTCGTCGTCGTCGCGCTCCTGATCCTCTTCATCCGGCGGGCCCTGTTCACCCGTAGCGGTGGCATCATCCGGCTGAGCGTCCGGGTGACCACCGTGCTCGACGGCCGCGGCTGGTCACCAGGCTTCGGCCGGTTCGCGGGAGACCAGCTTCGCTGGTACCGCATGTTCAGCTTCGCGTTGCGCCCGAAGCGGGTCCTCTCCCGTAAAGGGCTGGCGGTGGAGCGGCGTCGGCTGCCCGAGGGGCAGGAGCGCTTCTCCATGCCGGCCGACTGGGTGATCCTGCGCTGTACCAGCAACCATGCTCCGGTCGAGATCGCCATGGCGCGGTCCACGGTGACCGGCTTCCTCTCCTGGCTCGAGGCCGCCCCTCCGGGGGCGGTCTCGCCGCGTATGGCATCCCAGGACTGGCCCGCCGCCTAACCCCCGCCCCGCCCCGCCCGCGCCCCTGCCTCGCGCCCCTGCCTCCCGTCGATCTTGCAGTTTCGGCCCTGTCATACCCGGACAAGTCCGGCCTTTCGTGGGCCGCAAGTGCAAGATCGACGAGTGGGGGCTGGGGGTCTGCCTCGGTGCGAGGGCTGAGACGCTCATGTCGCTCCAGTGGGGCTCGGCTGGTGGGTGGAACGTCATGGCTGTCTGTGGGGGCCTGAGACAGCCGTAGCGTTCCAGTCGTGCCTCGCCTGACCGGTGACTGGAACGCTACGGCTGTTCGGCGAGAACCCGAGACACCCACGGCGTTCCAGTGACGCTCCGAGGGGCCGGTGAGTGGAACGCCACGGGTGTACAACGGGAGTTTGGGACACCCATGGTGTTCCAATGATGCTCTGGTGGGCCTGGTGGATGGAGCGTCATGGGGTTCTGGCGGCGTCGGAGTGCACCCGGTGTTCCAGTCCTGGGGCGGGCTGACCGGATGGGCGTGGGACACGCCGGTGAGATCCGACCGGGTGTGTCGGGTGGGTGGGGTGTCCGGTTCGGTGGTGGTGGGTGGCACTCTGGCGGTGGAATCGGGGCGGGGTGCGGGGCGTTGTAACCCGGTGAACGACCGAGGAAGGCGAGCGCACCACGCGCTGCCGACCCGCAGCCCCCGCCTCAAGATGGTGACGGTCCCCGGGAATGGTGGTGGCCGGCCGGTCGTTACACACACTCCCGGCCCCCGCGACGAGCCCCCTGCGCTCCGCGAGCACGCCGGATTCCCCTGATCTTTCTGAGCGCCTGACGGTGCCCGCACCCGCGTCCCCCGCGAGGGTGTGTTGACCCCCGAATGGAGCCCCCCATGAACACGATCCTGCGTAAGAGCATCCTGGGTATCGCTGGTCTGGCCTTCACCGGTGGTGTGTTCGCCGGTCCGATCGCCGCGCACGCCGACACCCCCGCGCATGCCGCCGTCAAGCCGGTGACGGCCACGGTGCAGGGTGAGCAGTCGACCATTGCGCTGAACGGTGAGCAGACGGCCAACGTGAAGGCGATCATCGCCGCGACGAAGAAGGCCGGCCTGCCCGAGCGGGCCGCGGTCATCTCGATCGCCACCGCCCTGCAGGAGTCGAAGCTGGAGAACCTGGGTCACCTCGGCGACAAGAATGACCATGATTCGCTGGGTCTGTTCCAGCAGCGCCCCTCGTCGGGTTGGGGTACGCCGGAGGAGATCACCGACCCCGAGCACTCCACCCTGGCCTTCCTGAAGGGCCTGAAGCAGGTCGACGGCTGGCAGGAGATGCCGCTGACCGACGCCGCCCAGACCGTGCAGGTCTCCGCCTACCCGGACGCGTACGCGCAGTGGGAGAATCAGGCCACCGACCTGGTCGCCCAGCACTGGACCAAGTAAGACCCGCGAAGGCCGGCACCCGGGAACGGGTGCCGGCCTTCAGCGGCTCACCGGCCGGCGACAGTGGTAGACCAGGGCCGGCGGCAGGTTGGCCCACACCGTCCCGGCTGCACCTCGGGGTGACCACCGTGAAGACGCACGTCTCGGCCGCGATGGAGAAGCTGGAGCTGCGTAACCGGGTGCAGGCCGCGGTGGTGGCCCACCGGCTCGGTCTGGTCGACGACGGGTTCAACCCGGTGCCGGATCCGGGGGGACCCTAGGGCGGCGGGCGGCCACTCGGAGGACCCGCCCGGGCCACGGGCAGGACGTCATCGGCCGGCCCGGGCGCGACGCTGGGGTCATGAGCTTCCTGGACTCCCTGGTGGACCGGCTCGACGCGCTGCCGCCGAGCCTCGTGCTGCTGGTCGCGGCGGCGGTGCTCGCCGGCGAGGTGGGGCTGCTGGTCGGGCTGGTGCTGCCGGCCGCGACCACCATGCTGACGGTCGGGCTGCTGGCCCGCGCCGGCCGTGTCGACCTGGGGGCCGCGCTGGCGGTGACGACCACCGCCGCGTTCGTCGGCGACCAGCTCGGCTACCTGGAGGGGTGCCTGCTGGGTCCCCGGCTGCGTCGGGGGGCGCTGGGCCGGTGGGTGGGGGAGCGGCGTTGGCAGCGGGCCGAGGAACTGGTGGCGGCCCGGGGTGGAACCGCGGTGCTGCTCGGCCGCTGGACCGCGTTCGCCCGCACGCTGGTGCCCCGGGTGGCCGGCGCGGCCGGGCTGCCGTACCGCCGGTTCGTGCTGGTCGACGGCCTGGCGGTGGCGGTCTGGGTGCCCGGCACGGTGCTGGTCGGCTGGGCGGCCGGCGGCCTGCCGCCCGGTCTGCCGGCCGCCGCCGGGGTGGCGGTGGTGGTGGCGGTCGCCCTCGCGGTCGGGTTCCGGCGCCTTCGGGTACGCCGGCAGCGCACCAACCGCCGTGCCTGCTCCGGAGCGGTCCCGGCCCGGCGGGGATCGGCCCGGCCCCGGTCGGGTTCCCGCCGCCCCGGCGAGGGCCGGACCGCCCCCGTCCGGCGAGGCGCGGTCGATCGCTGCTGACCGGCCGGCCCGGTTCGGCGGCCGACCGGTGCTGCCCGGGAGATGCGGTCGACCGGTGCCGGCCGCGTGCGGGTGGCGGTCCGGTGCTCGACCGGCGCGTCCGGACGCCGCTCAGTCGGCCTCGGCGACCAGTTCGACCTCGTACCCCTGGTTGTCGGTGAGGTAGGCGGCGTAGCTGTCGGGCCCGCCGGCGTGCGGGTGCCGGTCGGGGAACAGCAGCGCCCAGCCGTGCCCGGGGGCGACGGCGGTCAGGCGGTCGACGGCGGCCGGCGGCCCGGCGTGGAAGGCCAGGTGGTTGAGGCCGGGCGCGCGCCGGTCGTGGGTCCGGCCGGTGAGCGCCGGGGACTCCTCCAGCACCAGGTAGGTGGGCCCGTGCCGCCAGGAGACGCCGGCCGGCCAGTCCTGGTACGGCGTCCAGCCCAGCTCGCCGAGAAGCCAGCCCCAACTACGTCTGGCCGCCGCCAGGTCGGGTACCCACACCTCCACGTGGTGCAGGCCGCCGACGGTCAGCGCTTACCGCCCGGCACCCATAGCACATCGCCGCCCGGATTGGCCGTTCTTGACAGGATGAAGAGCAGGTCGGAGAGACGGTTGAGATACTTCGCCGGGAGGGTGCTGGTCCGATCGGGGTCGTGGGTGACCAGCGCCCATGCCGCACGCTCGGCGCGCCGGGCGGTCGTCCGTGCCACGTGCAGCAGTGCCGCGCCCGCGGTGCCGCCGGGGAGGATGAAGGAGTCGAGCTTGCTCAGGCGCGCGTTGTACTCGTCGCACCAGCCCTCGAGGCGCTCGACGTACTCCTCGGTGACCCGCAGCGGTGGATACTTCGGGTCCGGCTCCACCGGCGTCGCCAGGTCCGCACCGACGTCGAACATGTCGTTCTGCACGGATTCCAGCACGGTCCGCAGCTCGTCGGGGAGCTGCCCGAGGGCGAGCGCCACGCCGATCGAGGCGTTGCACTCGTCCACGTCCGCGTACGCGGCGATCCGCGGATCGGTCTTCGGCACCTGCTCGTTGTTGCTCAGCCTGGTCATGCCGGCGTCGCCGGCCTTGGTGTAGATGCGCGTGAGGTGGACGGCCATGACGCACAGCCTACGGATACCGGACCTGACCATCCCGGTGCGGCCGGACCGGCCGACCGCGGTGGGGCCGGGTGACGCCGGCGACCCGGCGCTCAGCGACGTCGACGTCATCCGGGTGAGCGGGAACGCCCGGCTGGCCGGCACGGTGCACGTGGTGGGCGCGAAGAACTCAGCGTTGAAGCTGATGGCCGCTGCGCTGCTCGCGCCCGGCCGCAGCGTGATCACCAACGTGCCCCGGATCACCGACATCGCGATCATGGGCGAGGTGCTGCGGCGGCTCGGGTGCGGCGTACGCTTCGGCCCGGACGACCCGGTCGATCCGATGGTCGCCGGCGGCGGCCGGGAGCGGTCCCGCTCGGTCGTCATCGACGTGCCGGAGCGGCCAGGCGCGGAGGCCGACTACGACCTGGTCCGCCGGCTGCGCGCGTCGATCTGCGTGCTCGGCCCGCTGCTGGCCCGCCGGGGTCACGTCCGGGTGGCCCACCCCGGCGGCGACGCCATCGGCTCGCGCGGTCTGGACATGCACATCGCCGGCCTGGCCCGGATGGGCGCGGAGATCTCCGGCGAGCACGGCTTCGTCATCGCCGAGGCCCCGGACGGGCTGCACGGCGCTGACATCGTGCTGGACTTCCCGAGCGTCGGCGCCACCGAGAACCTGGTGATGGCGGCCGTGCTGGCCCGGGGCGACACGACGATCGACAACGCGGCCCGGGAGCCGGAGATCGTCGACATCTGCACCATGCTGAGCCGGATGGGCGCGCGGATCACCGGCGCCGGCACCTCGACGTTGCACATCGCCGGCGTGCCCGAGCTGCACCCGGTGCGGCACGCCACGGTGGGGGACCGGATCGTCGCCGGCACCTGGGCGTTCGCCGCGGCGATGACCCGCGGGGACGTCACCGTGACCGGCCTCGACCCGGCCTTCCTGGAGGTCGCGCTGGACAAGCTGGTCTCGGCCGGCGGCCTGGTGGAGACCCGCGGCGACGCCTTCCGGGTACGGATGGACAACCGGCCGGCGGCCGTCGACGTGGTCACGCTGCCCTACCCGGGGTTCGCCACCGACCTGCTGCCGATGGCGATCGGGCTGGCCGCGGTCAGCGAGGGCGGCTCACTGATCACGGAGAACATCTTCGACGGCCGGTTCATGTTCGCCAATGAGATGATGCGCCTCGGGGCGGAGATCCGTACCGACGGCCACCACGCGCTGGTGTGCGGGCGGGAGCGGCTCTCCGGCGCCCCGGTGCGTGCCACCGACATCCGGGCCGGCGCCGGCCTGATCATCGCCGGGCTCTGCGCCGACGGGGTCACCGAGGTCTCGCACGTGCACCACGTCGACCGGGGCTACCCGGACTTCGTGGCGGACCTGCGGGCGCTCGGCGTCGGGGTGGAGCGGGGCACCGCGCCGGAGGAACCCGACCTGGCCATCTGACGGCCCTTATCCGTCGTTAAGTAGGGTTCTCCCAGACGTTGTAGGACACGGGCGAGGGAGAAGCAGATGGCGGGTCGACTCGCGGTCGTCGGTGCCGGGCTGATGGGCTCGGGCATCGCCCAGGTGGCGGCGCAGGCGGGCTGGCAGGTGACGCTGCGCGACGTCGACGACGCGGCCACGAAGCGGGGCGTCGACGGCATCCGGAAGTCGCTGGCGAAGTTCGCCGAGAAGGGCAAGATCGAGGCGTCCGACGTCGAGGCGACGCTGGGCCGGATCACCCCGACCACCGAGCTGGAGGCGGCGGCGGACGCGGACATCGTGGTCGAGGCGGTCTTCGAGAAGATCGAGATCAAGCACGAGGTGTTCCGCGCGCTGGACAAGATCTGCAAGGCGGACGCGGTGCTGGCCACCAACACCTCGGCCATCCCGGTCACCCAGATCGCCACCGCCACCGAGCGCCCGGAGTCGGTGGTCGGCACCCACTTCTTCTCGCCGGTGCCGATGATGAAGCTCTGCGAGCTGGTGCGGGGCTACAAGACCAGCGACGCGACGATGGACACCGTCCGGGCGTTCGCCGAGGAGATCGGCAAGACCGTCGTGGTGGTCAACCGGGACATCGCCGGTTTCGTCACCACCCGGCTGATCTGCGCGCTGGCCATGGAGGCGGTCAAGCTGGTCGAGTCCGGCGTGATCTCCGCCGAGGATCTGGACACCGCCTGTAAGCTGGGCTTCGGGCACGCCATGGGCCCGCTGGCCACGGTCGACCTGACCGGCGTGGACGTGCTGCTCAACGCCACCCGCAACATCTACACCGACACCGCCGACGAGAAGTTCTTCCCGCCGGAGCTGCTCCAGCGCATGGCCACCGCCGGCGACCTGGGCCGCAAGACCGGGCAGGGCTTCTACCCGTACTGAGCACGGCGACCGCCCCGCCCTGGACGACTCACGTCCGGGGCGGGGTGAGCGCGGCGCCGAGCAGCGCGAACGCGTCCGGGATGACGGTGCCCCAGTAGCCGAAGTTGTGCCGCCCGTCGGCCCAGGCCGCCCGCACCGGGCGTTCGGGCAGCACCCGGGCCAGCGCGCGGACGTCGGGCAGGAAGTTGTCCTGCCGGCCGCACCACAGCCCGACCGGCGTGCCGCGCAGCCTGTCCACCCCGGTGAAGACCGCGTCCCCCGGGCGCACCGCGGGGGAGAAGGCCGCTGCCATCCGCAACCATCCCGGGTACGTCTCGGCCAGCAGCAGCGCCCCGAAGCCCCCCATCGACCAGCCCCAGACGGCCAGCCGGCTGCTGTCGAAGCCCCGCCGGGCGCACCAGGTGGGCACCTCCTCGCGCACCATCCGCTGCGGGTCGTCGTCGCCGGAGCGTCGCCAGGAGAGCCGGCCACCGGTCGCGCCGGCGAGCGCGAACGGTGGGGCGCCACGGCGTACCGCCTCGGTGAGGAAGCGGGCCAGCCCGAACCGGCCGTAGTCGCGTGGGGTGGCCGAGGCGCCGTGCAGGACCAGGCAGACGGGCAGGCCCCGGCCATCGCCGTAGCCCTCGGGCACGGCGGTCCAGAAGTCCACCTCCCGGCCCCGCGCGGCGGAGGCGATGCGGATCAGCCGCTCGTCGCCGGCCGGCGCGTCCGGCAGGGTGGGGCCCGCCCCGGGCCGGGGCCCGGACAGTTGCCGGGCGGCCAGCCCGCCGATCAGCCCGACGCCGGCGATCCCGCCTCCGGCGGTGAGCAGTGCCCGCCGGCTCAACGTGCGTCCCATGCCGGCGAGTGTGCCACCTCGTGTTAAGCGGGGCCCCTTCCTATACGCCAGGCGTTAAGCGGGGGCCCCTCCTTAACACCTCAGCCGTCGCGGCGGGTGGTCCACCGGAAGGTGGTCAGGCAGAGCACCAGCCCGATCACGCACCACAGCCCGAGCACCAGCGCCACCTTGCCCAGCTCGAACGAGCCGCCCGGCTCCTGGGCGCCGAAGCTGTCCGGCAGGAAGACCGACCGCAGCCCCTGGCACATCCACTTGAGCGGGAAGAGCGCGGCGACCTGCTGCATCCAGGTGGGCAGGCTGGTGAAGACGAAGAACACGCCGGAGATGAACTGGAGCACCAGCGCGACCGGGGTGACCACGGCCGAGCCGCTGCGCGCGGTGCGGGCCAGCGACGAGATGGCGATGCCGCAGAGCGTGCAGGCGGTGACCCCGAGGACGGCGACCCAGCCGAACGTCAGCCACTTGGCGGCGGTCTGCGGCAGGTCCAGGTCGAACAGCGCCACCGAGACGGCGAGCAGGAGCGCGGTCTCGGCGATGCCGATGACCACCACCATGAGCACCTTGCCGGCGAACCAGACCCACTTCGGCATCGGCGTGCCCCGGTAGCGCTTGAGCACGCCCCGGTCCCGCTCGATCGGGATCCAGATGCCGAGGTTCTGGAAGCTCACCGTCATCAGGCCGGTCGCGATCATGCCGGTGATGAAGTATTGCGTGTAGCTGACGCCGGGGGCGATCTCGTCGCTGAAGATCGCCGCGAAGATCAGGATCATGATGATCGGGAAGCCCATCGTGAACACGACGGACTCCCGGCTGCGCAGGAACTGGGTGATCTCCAGCCGGCCCTGGCGCAGCGCCAGGGCGCCCGCGCCGAGTCGCCGGGCCGGCGCGGCGGCGACCGGGGCCGCCGCCTTCGTCGTGGTGGTCATGAGTGTCCGATCATCCGCAGGTAGACGTCTTCCAGGGTCGGCCGGCTCACCGCGAGGCCGGGGACCTCGCCGCCGAAGCGCGCGGCCAGCTCGGCCACCAGCGCCGTCGGCGTCGCGGTCTCCGCCGACCCCGGCGTCCCGTCGGGGGTACGCCAGGAGACGGTCGCCAGCGCCTCCTGGCGGTTGCCGAGCCGGTTCGGCGGCGCCACCTCCACCACCCGGCCGGCCGCGATCACGCCGACCCGGTCGGCGAGCGCCTCGGCCTCGTCCAGGTAGTGGGTGGTGAGCACGATCGTGGTGCCGGCGGCGGAGAGGTCGCGGATCAGCTCCCAGAACTCGCGCCGGGCCTCCGGGTCGAAGCCGGTGGTCGGCTCGTCGAGGAAGAGCAGCTCGGGGCGGCCGACGATGCCCAGCGCCACGTCCAGGCGGCGCTTCTGCCCGCCGGAGAGCGTGTGCGTACGGGCCTTGGCCTTGGCGCCGAGCCCGACCCGCTCGACCACCTTGGCCGGGTCGTCCGCGTCCGGATAGAAGCCGGAGAAGTGCCGGACCACCTCGCCGACGGTCAGCTCGTCGAACTCGCCGGTGCCCTGGAGCACGATGCCCACCTTCGCGCGCCAGTCGGCGTCCGGCTTGGCCGGGTCGACGCCGAGCACCCGGACCTCGCCGGCGTCGCGGTGCCGGTAGCCCTCCAGGATCTCCACCGTGGTGGTCTTGCCCGCGCCGTTCGGGCCGAGCAGGGCGAACACCTCGCCCCGGTGGACGTCCAGGTCCACCCCGGCCACCGCGACGTTGTCGCCGTACGTCTTGCGCAGTCCCCGTACGGAGATCGCGAGCTCGTGTTCCATGACGTCAAGTGTGCGATGGTCACGCGTCCGGCGGCGGCCGGGGGTGTGGTGGTGTCGCACATCGGGCACCGTTCGTGCCCGTCGGTCCGCTCCATGGGCCTGTGTGGTTTTCCACAGCTCTTTTTACTGAACGGTAACTTAGACTCCCGCCATGGACGACGCGATGCCGGGACGCCTGCCGGAGCGGGACCGCCCGTGGGTGATGCGCACGTACGCCGGGCACTCCTCCGCCGCGGCCTCCAACGCGCTCTACCGCCGCAACCTGGCCAAGGGGCAGACCGGCCTGTCGGTCGCGTTCGACCTGCCCACCCAGACCGGGTACGACCCCGACCACGAGCTGGCCGCCGGTGAGGTGGGCCGGGTCGGCGTGCCGGTGGCGCACCTCGGCGACATGCGCGCGCTCGTCGACGGCATCCCGCTCGCCGAGATGAACACCTCGATGACCATCAACGCGCCGGCGATGTGGATGCTGGCGCTCTACGGCACCGCCGCCGCCGAGCAGGGCGCCGAACTGCGCCGCTGCGCCGGCACCACGCAGAACGACATCATCAAGGAGTACCTGTCCCGCGGGACCTACATCTTCCCGCCGGCCGCGTCGCTGCGGCTGACCGCCGACGTCGTCGCGTACACGCTGCGGGAGATGCCGCGGTGGAACCCGGTCAACATCTGCTCGTACCACCTCCAGGAGGCCGGCGCGACGCCGGTGCAGGAGGTCGGCTTCGCGCTCGCCACCGCCGTCGCCGTGCTGGACACCGTGCGCGACTCCGGCCAGGTGCCGGCCGAGCGGATGGGCGACG encodes:
- the atpD gene encoding F0F1 ATP synthase subunit beta, whose amino-acid sequence is MTVSAVETKTATGRVVRVIGPVVDAEFPRDAMPELFNALHVDVTLSGGEKTLTLEVAQHLGDNLVRAISMQPTDGLVRGADVRDTGAPISVPVGDAVKGHVFNAIGECLNLTEGETIQADDRWGIHRKAPAFADLEPKTEMLETGIKVIDLLAPYVKGGKIGLFGGAGVGKTVLIQEMITRVARNFGGTSVFAGVGERTREGNDLIAEMTESGVIDKTALVYGQMDEPPGTRLRVALSALTMAEYFRDVKKQEVLLFIDNIFRFTQAGSEVSTLLGRMPSAVGYQPTLADEMGELQERITSVRGQAITSMQAIYVPADDYTDPAPATTFAHLDATTNLERSISDKGIYPAVDPLASSSRILAPEFVGEDHFAVATEVKRILQRYKDLQDIIAILGIEELSEEDKLTVGRARRIERFLSQNTYAAEQFTGVPGSTVPIAETIDAFRRISEGEFDHFPEQAFFMCGGLEDLKAKAEELMAEEG
- the murA gene encoding UDP-N-acetylglucosamine 1-carboxyvinyltransferase, which codes for MTHSLRIPDLTIPVRPDRPTAVGPGDAGDPALSDVDVIRVSGNARLAGTVHVVGAKNSALKLMAAALLAPGRSVITNVPRITDIAIMGEVLRRLGCGVRFGPDDPVDPMVAGGGRERSRSVVIDVPERPGAEADYDLVRRLRASICVLGPLLARRGHVRVAHPGGDAIGSRGLDMHIAGLARMGAEISGEHGFVIAEAPDGLHGADIVLDFPSVGATENLVMAAVLARGDTTIDNAAREPEIVDICTMLSRMGARITGAGTSTLHIAGVPELHPVRHATVGDRIVAGTWAFAAAMTRGDVTVTGLDPAFLEVALDKLVSAGGLVETRGDAFRVRMDNRPAAVDVVTLPYPGFATDLLPMAIGLAAVSEGGSLITENIFDGRFMFANEMMRLGAEIRTDGHHALVCGRERLSGAPVRATDIRAGAGLIIAGLCADGVTEVSHVHHVDRGYPDFVADLRALGVGVERGTAPEEPDLAI
- a CDS encoding 3-hydroxyacyl-CoA dehydrogenase family protein; protein product: MAGRLAVVGAGLMGSGIAQVAAQAGWQVTLRDVDDAATKRGVDGIRKSLAKFAEKGKIEASDVEATLGRITPTTELEAAADADIVVEAVFEKIEIKHEVFRALDKICKADAVLATNTSAIPVTQIATATERPESVVGTHFFSPVPMMKLCELVRGYKTSDATMDTVRAFAEEIGKTVVVVNRDIAGFVTTRLICALAMEAVKLVESGVISAEDLDTACKLGFGHAMGPLATVDLTGVDVLLNATRNIYTDTADEKFFPPELLQRMATAGDLGRKTGQGFYPY
- a CDS encoding F0F1 ATP synthase subunit epsilon; the encoded protein is MAQQLHVELVAVEEKVWTGEAEMVVARTTEGELGVLPGHAPLLGQLAEPSQVRIKQAGGQQVAYDVAGGFLSVTGEGVTVLAESATPATPAR
- a CDS encoding VOC family protein, translating into MTVGGLHHVEVWVPDLAAARRSWGWLLGELGWTPYQDWPAGVSWRHGPTYLVLEESPALTGRTHDRRAPGLNHLAFHAGPPAAVDRLTAVAPGHGWALLFPDRHPHAGGPDSYAAYLTDNQGYEVELVAEAD
- a CDS encoding response regulator transcription factor, coding for MPAFSGSPAGDSGRPGPAAGWPTPSRLHLGVTTVKTHVSAAMEKLELRNRVQAAVVAHRLGLVDDGFNPVPDPGGP
- a CDS encoding cob(I)yrinic acid a,c-diamide adenosyltransferase, which translates into the protein MAVHLTRIYTKAGDAGMTRLSNNEQVPKTDPRIAAYADVDECNASIGVALALGQLPDELRTVLESVQNDMFDVGADLATPVEPDPKYPPLRVTEEYVERLEGWCDEYNARLSKLDSFILPGGTAGAALLHVARTTARRAERAAWALVTHDPDRTSTLPAKYLNRLSDLLFILSRTANPGGDVLWVPGGKR
- a CDS encoding DedA family protein; protein product: MSFLDSLVDRLDALPPSLVLLVAAAVLAGEVGLLVGLVLPAATTMLTVGLLARAGRVDLGAALAVTTTAAFVGDQLGYLEGCLLGPRLRRGALGRWVGERRWQRAEELVAARGGTAVLLGRWTAFARTLVPRVAGAAGLPYRRFVLVDGLAVAVWVPGTVLVGWAAGGLPPGLPAAAGVAVVVAVALAVGFRRLRVRRQRTNRRACSGAVPARRGSARPRSGSRRPGEGRTAPVRRGAVDRC
- a CDS encoding LCP family protein produces the protein MLVGKGDGAGRGKRSMWRGVPRWARVCTILGIAMVVLSGSVLVGYHTLVARYEGAVGKGDLFGDQAAGATEKKSDIKGPLNILLVGIDPRNPRTRPLSDSIMILHVPAGMDRGYLFSLPRDLRVDVPAFPKADYAGGTDRINAAMSHGSNVPGKDPSAAQGFELLAKTVQGVTGIKRFDAGAIINFSGFKKIVDAMGGVDMYIERDVKSEHLKPDGSPRQLKPGGGGYLGPQARYQKGDAHLNGWQALDYVRQRYPKNGVPDADYGRQRHQQQFVKAMVSQAFSADVVANPVKLDRVLRAAGQSLIFNGRGNSVVDFGLALKDIRPDAIETIKLPGGPIGSGSAYRGEELLAPSDDFFAALRTDQLDAFLLEHPDFKQKTK
- a CDS encoding alpha/beta hydrolase translates to MGRTLSRRALLTAGGGIAGVGLIGGLAARQLSGPRPGAGPTLPDAPAGDERLIRIASAARGREVDFWTAVPEGYGDGRGLPVCLVLHGASATPRDYGRFGLARFLTEAVRRGAPPFALAGATGGRLSWRRSGDDDPQRMVREEVPTWCARRGFDSSRLAVWGWSMGGFGALLLAETYPGWLRMAAAFSPAVRPGDAVFTGVDRLRGTPVGLWCGRQDNFLPDVRALARVLPERPVRAAWADGRHNFGYWGTVIPDAFALLGAALTPPRT
- a CDS encoding DUF2550 domain-containing protein, with translation MEIVEGIGIGVAVVVVALLILFIRRALFTRSGGIIRLSVRVTTVLDGRGWSPGFGRFAGDQLRWYRMFSFALRPKRVLSRKGLAVERRRLPEGQERFSMPADWVILRCTSNHAPVEIAMARSTVTGFLSWLEAAPPGAVSPRMASQDWPAA